From a region of the Flavobacterium sediminilitoris genome:
- a CDS encoding DUF3570 domain-containing protein yields the protein MKNKIVLFLCLISLFSFSQEKDSTKITYKKRVLESIEVDFLASYYKQDGIHSAVSGGKGMEDLTDITPTIVVAVPLNDDDVLTVDVGISAYSSASSGNINPFDSNTPSPWQASSGASAQDALTTLVLNYSHSSDDRNTIWNGHISGSIEYDYSSIGFGGGLTKLFNDKNTEVNLSANVYLDTWSPIYPKELQDFVSNGNNLNGGIFNNFTITGNTIYNPEKFSFHEKKNRNSYAVSLSFSQILTRKLQFSLFLDVLQQQGLLSTPYQRIYFSDIDDSFINEFQLADDIERLPDTRFKLPIGTRLNYYINERLVIRTYYRYYTDNWDIKSHTASIELPVKLSDRFTVFPMYRYYTQNQSKYFAPHEAHLSTEKYYTSDYDLSTFDANQYGFGVNYTDIFTSAKIWKFGIKNIDLRYNYYKRSDGLDANIIFFGIKFVQ from the coding sequence ATGAAAAATAAAATTGTATTATTTTTGTGCTTAATCAGCTTATTTTCTTTTTCGCAAGAAAAAGACTCTACTAAAATAACTTATAAAAAACGAGTATTAGAAAGTATTGAAGTTGATTTTTTAGCTAGCTATTATAAGCAAGATGGAATACATTCGGCAGTTTCTGGAGGAAAAGGTATGGAAGATTTAACAGATATTACTCCTACAATTGTAGTAGCTGTTCCATTAAATGATGATGATGTCTTAACTGTAGATGTAGGAATCTCTGCTTATTCATCAGCATCTTCAGGAAATATTAACCCTTTTGATAGTAATACACCTAGTCCATGGCAAGCTTCCTCAGGAGCATCTGCGCAAGACGCTCTAACTACATTGGTTCTTAATTATAGCCATAGCTCAGATGATAGGAATACTATTTGGAATGGACATATTTCAGGCTCTATTGAATATGATTATTCATCAATAGGTTTTGGAGGTGGATTAACTAAACTTTTTAATGATAAAAATACAGAAGTAAATCTATCTGCAAATGTTTATTTAGATACATGGAGTCCAATTTATCCAAAAGAACTACAAGATTTTGTATCAAACGGAAATAATTTAAATGGCGGGATTTTTAATAATTTTACTATTACAGGGAACACTATTTATAATCCAGAAAAATTCTCATTTCATGAAAAGAAAAACAGAAATTCTTATGCAGTTTCACTAAGTTTCTCTCAAATATTAACCAGAAAACTCCAATTTTCATTATTTTTGGATGTATTACAGCAGCAAGGATTATTATCAACACCATATCAAAGAATTTATTTTTCAGATATTGACGATTCTTTTATAAATGAATTTCAATTAGCCGATGACATTGAACGCTTACCAGACACTCGTTTTAAACTACCAATAGGAACAAGGTTAAATTATTATATTAATGAGCGCTTGGTTATCCGAACATATTATCGTTATTATACAGACAATTGGGATATAAAATCACATACCGCATCTATAGAATTACCAGTTAAATTGTCAGATAGATTTACAGTGTTTCCAATGTATCGCTATTATACACAAAATCAATCGAAATATTTTGCACCTCATGAAGCACATTTATCAACAGAAAAATACTATACTTCTGATTATGATTTATCTACTTTTGATGCTAATCAATATGGATTTGGAGTAAACTATACAGACATTTTTACAAGCGCTAAAATTTGGAAATTTGGAATTAAAAATATCGATTTGAGATATAATTATTATAAAAGAAGTGATGGTTTAGATGCTAATATTATTTTTTTTGGGATAAAATTTGTTCAATAA
- a CDS encoding DUF4266 domain-containing protein: MKKIIIIIIFGISSYSCNTVKEYDKQYINDPDMKLSAKITERFETNFQVYREAAAGANGGKTGGGCGCN, encoded by the coding sequence ATGAAAAAGATAATAATCATTATAATTTTTGGAATATCTAGTTATTCATGTAACACAGTCAAAGAATATGATAAACAATATATCAATGACCCAGATATGAAACTGTCAGCAAAAATAACCGAAAGATTTGAAACTAATTTTCAAGTATATCGTGAAGCTGCGGCTGGAGCCAATGGAGGAAAAACAGGTGGAGGTTGTGGATGTAATTAA
- a CDS encoding FAD:protein FMN transferase codes for MDTIRGNLKSKTIFLFLILISNYLSGQIVHKKKASLLGSPFEIIVVAMDSVEGNQYCDLAINEVKRIENLISDWIPSSQISRVNQNAGIQPIKVDNEVYDLVERAVKVSKLTNGAFDISYASMDKIWKFDGTMKVMPTSDEIKKSVERVGYHKIILDNNHKTIFLKDKGMKLGLGGIGQGYIADKIKFLLQEKGCTSGIVNVSGDINTWGYQLDGKPWTVAIVNPLNKNKVFATFPLIDSAVETSGNYEKYVTFNKKRYSHIIDPRTGYPASGIISVSVFAKQTEIADAIATGVFVLGVEVGLNLINQINGIECIIIDDQGNIHYSKNIDLKQQ; via the coding sequence ATGGATACAATACGAGGCAACCTTAAAAGTAAAACTATTTTTTTATTCTTAATTCTCATTTCTAACTACTTGAGTGGACAAATAGTGCATAAAAAGAAAGCTTCTCTATTAGGAAGTCCTTTTGAAATTATTGTAGTTGCAATGGACTCCGTTGAAGGAAATCAATACTGTGATTTAGCTATTAACGAAGTTAAAAGAATTGAAAATTTAATTTCAGATTGGATTCCATCATCTCAAATATCAAGAGTAAATCAAAATGCAGGAATACAACCTATTAAAGTTGACAATGAAGTCTATGATTTAGTTGAAAGAGCAGTGAAAGTTTCTAAACTAACAAACGGTGCCTTTGACATAAGTTATGCCTCAATGGATAAAATTTGGAAATTTGATGGAACAATGAAAGTAATGCCTACAAGTGACGAAATAAAGAAATCAGTTGAACGAGTAGGATATCATAAAATCATTCTAGATAATAACCATAAAACTATCTTTTTAAAGGATAAAGGGATGAAATTAGGTCTTGGAGGAATAGGTCAAGGTTACATAGCTGATAAAATTAAGTTTTTACTACAAGAAAAGGGATGTACATCTGGAATTGTAAATGTTTCTGGAGACATTAATACTTGGGGTTATCAATTAGATGGGAAACCATGGACTGTAGCTATTGTGAATCCTTTAAACAAAAATAAAGTTTTTGCTACTTTTCCTCTCATTGATAGCGCAGTAGAGACCTCTGGAAATTATGAAAAATATGTTACTTTTAATAAGAAAAGATACTCACATATTATAGATCCAAGAACAGGTTATCCAGCTTCAGGAATTATAAGCGTATCCGTTTTTGCAAAGCAAACTGAAATAGCTGATGCAATTGCAACAGGAGTTTTTGTTCTAGGAGTAGAAGTAGGCTTAAACCTAATTAATCAAATTAATGGAATTGAATGTATCATTATAGACGATCAAGGAAACATACATTATTCAAAAAACATTGATCTAAAACAACAATAA
- a CDS encoding thioredoxin family protein, which yields MKKIVLILIMLISNFSFSQDWKYNFEEAKKIAETEGKDIVMVFSGSDWCAPCIKLDKQIWQSEEFKKESSEKWILVKVNFPRKTANKLSEEQMNHNRELAEKYNNEGSFPLVILLNSKGKALGKVGYKNVSPNEYIKIIESLK from the coding sequence ATGAAAAAGATAGTATTAATTTTAATCATGCTTATTTCAAATTTTAGTTTTTCTCAAGATTGGAAGTATAATTTTGAAGAAGCAAAAAAAATTGCTGAAACTGAAGGTAAGGATATTGTAATGGTATTTTCAGGATCAGACTGGTGTGCTCCTTGTATAAAACTAGATAAGCAAATATGGCAATCTGAAGAATTTAAAAAAGAATCTTCTGAAAAATGGATTTTAGTAAAAGTAAATTTCCCAAGAAAAACAGCAAATAAACTATCTGAAGAACAAATGAATCATAATAGAGAATTAGCTGAAAAATATAATAACGAAGGAAGTTTCCCACTAGTAATTTTATTAAACTCAAAAGGGAAAGCGCTAGGAAAGGTAGGATATAAAAATGTGAGTCCAAATGAATATATTAAAATAATTGAATCCTTAAAATAA
- the fabG gene encoding 3-oxoacyl-[acyl-carrier-protein] reductase: MRLLEGKVVIITGASRGIGKGIAEIFAKNGANVAFTYSSSASSAQELENELTSLGVKAKGYQSNAANFDESQKLVEDVLTDFGTIDILINNAGITKDNLLMRMSEEDFDKVVEINLKSVFNMTKAVQKTMLKNRAGSIINMSSVVGVKGNAGQANYAASKAGMIGFTKSIALELGSRNIRCNAIAPGFIETEMTAKLNEDVVKGWRESIPLKRGGSPEDVANVCVFLASDMSAYVTGQVINVDGGMLT, from the coding sequence ATGAGACTATTAGAAGGAAAAGTAGTTATAATTACTGGTGCTAGTCGTGGTATTGGTAAAGGAATAGCAGAAATTTTTGCTAAGAATGGTGCAAATGTAGCTTTTACATATAGTTCTTCAGCTTCATCAGCGCAAGAACTAGAAAATGAATTAACCTCTTTAGGTGTTAAAGCAAAAGGGTATCAATCAAATGCTGCAAATTTTGATGAATCACAAAAATTAGTTGAAGATGTTCTAACAGATTTTGGAACAATCGATATTTTGATTAATAATGCAGGTATCACAAAAGATAACCTGTTAATGAGAATGAGCGAAGAAGATTTCGATAAAGTAGTTGAAATCAACTTAAAATCTGTTTTTAATATGACAAAAGCTGTTCAAAAAACAATGTTAAAAAATAGAGCAGGTTCTATCATAAATATGAGTAGTGTTGTAGGAGTAAAAGGAAATGCAGGTCAAGCAAACTATGCTGCTTCAAAAGCAGGTATGATTGGTTTTACTAAATCTATTGCTCTAGAATTAGGCTCTCGTAATATTCGTTGTAATGCAATTGCTCCTGGATTTATTGAAACAGAAATGACAGCTAAATTAAACGAAGATGTTGTTAAAGGTTGGAGAGAATCAATTCCATTAAAAAGAGGTGGTTCGCCTGAAGATGTTGCAAATGTATGTGTATTCCTTGCTTCAGACATGAGTGCATATGTAACAGGGCAAGTTATTAATGTAGATGGAGGAATGTTAACATAA
- the sucD gene encoding succinate--CoA ligase subunit alpha, whose translation MSVLVNKDSKIIVQGFTGSEGTFHASQMIEYGTNVVGGVTPGKGGTTHLDRPVFNTVEEAVVKAEANTSIIFVPPAFAADAIMEAADAGIKVIICITEGIPVADMIKAYDYIKSRDCRLVGPNCPGVITPEEAKVGIMPGFVFKKGKVGIVSKSGTLTYEAADQVVKQGLGITTAIGIGGDPIIGTTTKEAVELLMNDPETECIIMIGEIGGQLEADAARWVKADGNRKPVVGFIAGETAPKGRTMGHAGAIVGGADDTAEAKKRIMRENGIHVVDSPAEIGKKVKEVLG comes from the coding sequence ATGAGTGTTTTAGTAAATAAAGATTCAAAAATAATAGTTCAAGGATTTACAGGAAGCGAAGGAACTTTTCATGCTTCTCAAATGATTGAATACGGTACAAATGTTGTTGGAGGTGTTACACCAGGTAAAGGAGGAACTACTCATTTAGACAGACCTGTTTTTAATACAGTAGAAGAAGCTGTAGTTAAAGCAGAAGCAAATACTTCAATTATTTTTGTACCACCTGCATTTGCTGCAGATGCAATTATGGAAGCTGCTGATGCAGGAATAAAAGTAATTATTTGTATTACAGAAGGAATTCCTGTTGCAGATATGATTAAAGCTTATGATTATATCAAATCAAGAGATTGTCGTTTAGTAGGACCAAACTGTCCAGGAGTTATTACACCAGAAGAAGCAAAAGTTGGAATTATGCCAGGTTTTGTATTCAAAAAAGGAAAAGTTGGAATTGTTTCTAAATCAGGAACATTAACTTATGAAGCAGCTGACCAAGTCGTAAAACAAGGTTTAGGTATTACTACAGCCATCGGAATTGGTGGAGATCCAATTATTGGAACAACTACAAAAGAAGCAGTTGAATTATTAATGAATGATCCAGAAACAGAATGTATCATCATGATTGGTGAAATCGGTGGACAATTAGAAGCAGATGCTGCTCGTTGGGTAAAAGCTGATGGTAACCGTAAGCCAGTTGTTGGTTTTATCGCTGGAGAAACAGCGCCTAAAGGAAGAACAATGGGACATGCTGGTGCAATTGTAGGTGGTGCTGATGATACTGCGGAAGCTAAAAAACGTATCATGAGAGAAAATGGAATTCACGTTGTAGATTCTCCTGCTGAAATTGGTAAAAAAGTGAAAGAAGTTTTAGGATAA
- a CDS encoding nuclear transport factor 2 family protein has translation MKNKELINILYLQDGIRDAEILKELLNDEVVLEWISSDGILIFKKDDIITLANELKANYKKSIIEITHQVEEGNQIAIKYDHKVSTIENPDEIMLIAKFFVIWEFKENKLFKGSQISQPV, from the coding sequence ATGAAAAATAAAGAACTTATAAATATATTATACCTTCAAGACGGTATTAGAGATGCTGAAATTCTAAAAGAACTACTTAATGATGAAGTTGTTTTAGAATGGATTAGTTCTGATGGTATTTTAATTTTTAAAAAGGATGATATTATTACGCTAGCAAATGAGTTAAAAGCAAATTATAAAAAATCAATTATAGAAATAACTCATCAAGTTGAAGAAGGAAATCAAATAGCCATAAAATACGACCATAAAGTATCAACTATTGAAAATCCTGACGAAATAATGTTAATCGCTAAGTTCTTTGTTATTTGGGAATTTAAAGAGAATAAACTTTTTAAAGGCTCTCAAATAAGTCAACCTGTATAA
- a CDS encoding UDP-3-O-(3-hydroxymyristoyl)glucosamine N-acyltransferase translates to MKFNREYNLKEIATLIDAKFVGDENFSVLGMNEIHVVESGDIVFVDHPKYYDKALESAATIILINKEVECPKGKALLISDDPFRDFNKLTRHFRPFKHTNTSISDSAIIGKNTIIQPNCFIGNNVQIGNDCIIHSNVSIYDNTIIGNNVIISAGTILGADAFYYKKRPEGFDQLLSSGRVVVEDNVGIGALCTIDKGVTGDTTIGEGTKIDNQVHVGHDTIIGKKCLIAAQTGIAGCVIIEDEVTLWGQVGTTSGITIGSKAVVMGQTGVTKSIDGGKTYFGTPIEESREKLKQLANIKKIPQILDKLKGNEK, encoded by the coding sequence ATGAAGTTTAACAGGGAATATAACCTAAAAGAAATTGCGACATTAATAGATGCTAAATTTGTTGGTGATGAAAATTTTTCCGTTCTAGGGATGAATGAAATTCACGTAGTTGAATCTGGAGATATTGTATTTGTAGATCACCCTAAATATTATGATAAAGCATTAGAATCGGCTGCAACTATTATTTTGATAAATAAAGAAGTTGAATGTCCAAAAGGAAAAGCATTATTAATATCAGATGACCCTTTTCGCGATTTTAATAAATTAACAAGGCATTTTAGACCTTTTAAACATACAAATACTTCAATATCTGATTCTGCTATAATTGGAAAAAATACTATAATTCAACCGAATTGTTTTATTGGAAATAACGTTCAAATAGGTAACGATTGTATTATACATTCAAATGTATCTATTTATGACAATACAATTATAGGAAATAATGTTATAATTAGTGCAGGAACTATATTAGGCGCTGATGCTTTTTATTATAAAAAGCGTCCTGAAGGATTTGATCAATTATTATCATCTGGAAGAGTAGTAGTGGAAGATAATGTAGGAATTGGAGCATTATGTACAATTGATAAAGGAGTAACAGGCGATACAACCATAGGAGAAGGCACAAAAATTGATAATCAAGTACATGTAGGACATGATACAATTATTGGTAAAAAATGCTTAATTGCAGCTCAAACAGGTATTGCAGGTTGTGTAATTATTGAAGACGAAGTTACATTATGGGGACAAGTAGGAACAACTAGTGGAATAACTATTGGATCTAAAGCTGTTGTAATGGGACAAACTGGAGTTACTAAATCAATTGATGGAGGGAAAACCTATTTTGGAACACCTATTGAAGAGTCACGTGAAAAACTGAAGCAATTAGCTAATATAAAAAAGATACCTCAAATTTTAGATAAATTAAAAGGTAATGAAAAATAA
- the efp gene encoding elongation factor P has product MASTSDIRNGLCIKHNHDIYKIIEFLHVKPGKGPAFVRTKLKSLTNGKVLDNTFSAGHKIDIVRVETHTFQYLYAEGQDFHFMNTESFEQITLNRDVLDAPDLLKEGENVMIQINTETDLPLSVDMAASVILEVTYTEPGVKGNTATNATKPATVETGASVNVPLFINEGDKIKIDTASGKYMERV; this is encoded by the coding sequence ATGGCAAGTACATCAGATATCAGAAACGGACTTTGTATCAAACACAATCACGACATTTATAAAATTATTGAATTTTTACATGTTAAACCAGGAAAAGGACCTGCTTTTGTGAGAACAAAGTTGAAATCATTAACAAACGGTAAAGTATTAGATAATACCTTTTCTGCTGGACATAAAATTGATATTGTTCGTGTAGAAACACATACTTTTCAATATTTATATGCTGAAGGTCAGGATTTTCATTTTATGAATACTGAAAGTTTTGAACAAATTACTTTAAATAGAGATGTATTAGACGCTCCAGATTTATTAAAAGAAGGTGAAAACGTAATGATTCAAATCAATACAGAAACTGATTTACCATTATCAGTAGATATGGCTGCTTCAGTTATTTTAGAAGTTACATATACTGAGCCAGGTGTTAAAGGAAATACAGCAACAAATGCAACTAAACCTGCTACAGTTGAAACAGGAGCTTCTGTAAATGTACCATTATTTATAAATGAAGGAGACAAAATTAAAATTGATACTGCTTCAGGTAAATACATGGAACGTGTATAA
- the lpxA gene encoding acyl-ACP--UDP-N-acetylglucosamine O-acyltransferase yields the protein MNQPLAYVHPGAKIARNVVIDPFTTIHNNVVIGEGTWIGSNVTIMEGARIGKNCNIFPGAVISAVPQDLKFGGEDSLAIIGDNTTIRECVTINRGTIASGQTKIGDNCLIMATAHIAHDCQIGNNAIIVNGVALAGHVTVGNYAIIGGLAAIHQFISVGEHAMVSGGSLVRKDVPPFTKAAKEPLSYVGINSVGLRRRGFSTEKIREIQDIYRILYQKNFNTTQALSIIEAEMEATPERDDIIQFIRNSSRGVMKGYTGSTI from the coding sequence ATGAATCAACCACTAGCATACGTTCATCCTGGAGCAAAAATTGCAAGAAATGTAGTTATAGATCCATTTACAACTATTCATAATAATGTAGTAATTGGAGAAGGAACATGGATAGGATCAAATGTAACTATCATGGAAGGTGCAAGAATTGGTAAAAACTGTAATATTTTTCCTGGAGCTGTAATTTCTGCTGTACCACAAGATTTAAAATTTGGAGGAGAAGATTCACTAGCTATTATTGGTGATAATACAACTATTAGAGAATGTGTTACTATTAATAGAGGTACAATTGCATCTGGTCAAACAAAAATAGGAGATAATTGTTTAATTATGGCAACAGCACATATTGCTCATGATTGTCAAATAGGAAATAACGCAATTATTGTAAATGGTGTAGCATTAGCAGGACACGTAACTGTTGGTAATTATGCAATTATAGGTGGATTAGCTGCTATTCATCAATTTATATCAGTAGGTGAACATGCAATGGTTTCTGGAGGTTCTTTAGTAAGAAAAGATGTACCACCATTCACAAAAGCAGCAAAAGAACCGTTATCTTATGTAGGTATTAATTCTGTAGGATTAAGAAGAAGAGGGTTTTCAACTGAAAAAATTAGAGAAATTCAAGATATTTATAGAATTTTATATCAAAAGAATTTTAATACAACACAAGCTTTAAGTATTATTGAAGCAGAAATGGAAGCAACACCAGAAAGAGATGATATTATTCAATTTATCAGAAACTCATCTCGAGGAGTAATGAAGGGTTATACTGGTAGCACAATTTAA
- a CDS encoding bifunctional UDP-3-O-[3-hydroxymyristoyl] N-acetylglucosamine deacetylase/3-hydroxyacyl-ACP dehydratase, which produces MVKQKTIASEISLTGVGLHTGQEVTMTFKPAPINNGYTFVRVDLEGQPIIEADANYVVNTQRGTNLEKRGVKIQTSEHVLAAFVGCDVDNVIIELNASEPPIMDGSSKYFVEAIEKAGIVEQDAERKVFVIKDVISYTDEVTGSEITIIPSDNYSVTAMVDFGTKVLGTQNASIKNISEFKSEISNSRTFSFLHELEMLLNNGLIKGGDLNNAIVYVDKDISTETMENLKKAFNKESISVKQNGILDNLTLHHPNEAARHKLLDVIGDLALIGTRIQGKVIANKPGHFVNTQFAKKLSKIIKIEERNQVPVYDLNKEPLMDIHQIMKMLPHRPPFLLIDKILELTDNGVVGLKNVTMNEPFFVGHFPDAPVMPGVLIVEAMAQTGGILVLSTVPDPENYLTYFMKIDNVKFKQKVLPGDTLIFKCDLITSIRRGICHMQANAYANGKLVAEAELMAQIVKKQQ; this is translated from the coding sequence ATGGTTAAACAAAAAACCATCGCTAGCGAAATTTCATTAACTGGAGTAGGTCTTCACACTGGTCAAGAAGTAACAATGACATTTAAACCAGCACCTATTAATAACGGCTATACTTTTGTAAGAGTTGATCTAGAAGGTCAACCTATTATTGAAGCAGATGCCAATTATGTAGTGAATACACAAAGAGGAACAAACCTAGAAAAAAGAGGTGTTAAAATTCAAACATCTGAGCATGTATTAGCTGCTTTTGTAGGATGTGATGTAGACAATGTAATCATTGAATTAAATGCATCTGAACCACCAATTATGGATGGTTCATCTAAATACTTTGTAGAAGCAATTGAAAAAGCAGGTATAGTTGAGCAAGATGCCGAACGTAAAGTATTTGTTATAAAAGATGTTATTTCTTATACAGATGAAGTTACAGGTAGTGAGATTACAATTATTCCAAGTGATAACTACAGCGTTACTGCTATGGTAGACTTTGGAACAAAAGTATTAGGAACTCAAAACGCTAGTATTAAAAATATTAGTGAATTCAAATCTGAAATTTCTAATAGTAGAACATTTAGTTTTCTACATGAATTAGAAATGTTATTAAATAATGGTTTAATAAAAGGAGGAGATTTAAATAATGCAATTGTGTATGTAGATAAAGACATCTCTACAGAAACAATGGAAAATCTAAAAAAAGCTTTTAATAAAGAATCAATATCTGTAAAACAAAATGGAATTTTAGACAATCTAACATTACATCATCCTAATGAAGCTGCAAGGCATAAACTTTTAGATGTAATAGGTGATTTAGCATTAATTGGTACAAGAATACAAGGAAAGGTTATTGCTAATAAACCAGGTCATTTTGTAAATACTCAATTTGCGAAAAAATTATCTAAAATTATTAAAATCGAAGAAAGAAATCAAGTTCCAGTTTATGATTTAAACAAAGAACCTTTGATGGATATTCATCAAATAATGAAAATGTTGCCACATAGACCACCATTTTTATTAATTGATAAAATTTTAGAATTGACAGATAATGGAGTAGTTGGTTTAAAAAATGTTACAATGAATGAGCCATTCTTTGTAGGACACTTTCCAGATGCACCAGTGATGCCAGGTGTTTTAATAGTTGAAGCTATGGCTCAAACAGGAGGAATTTTAGTTTTAAGTACAGTTCCAGATCCAGAGAATTATTTAACATATTTCATGAAAATTGATAATGTTAAATTTAAACAAAAAGTATTACCTGGAGATACTTTAATTTTTAAATGTGATTTAATTACTTCTATAAGAAGGGGAATTTGTCACATGCAAGCAAATGCTTATGCAAACGGAAAATTGGTTGCAGAAGCAGAATTAATGGCACAAATAGTTAAAAAACAACAATAA
- the lpxD gene encoding UDP-3-O-(3-hydroxymyristoyl)glucosamine N-acyltransferase: MKFTAEQIAGILEGEVVGNTNAEVYKLAKIEEGTEGSLTFLANPKYISHIYTTKATITIVNKTFQPEQEINTTLIKVEDAYKSFSKLLEYYNQVKLMKSGIEQPSMISDNVTYGEGLYLGSFCYIGKNVSIGKNAKIYPNSFIGDNVVIGDDCVFFAGVRIYSETIIGNNCTVHSGSIVGSDGFGFAPQEDGTYQKVPQIGNVIIEDNVEIGACTTIDRATLGSTIIRKGVKLDNQIQIAHNVEIGENTVIASQTGVAGSTKIGKNCMIGGQVGIVGHITIGDNVKIQAQSGIGKSLQDGEVVQGSPAFNYADFSKSYVHFRNLPKIVSDLEKIKKNN, from the coding sequence ATGAAATTTACAGCAGAACAAATAGCAGGTATTTTAGAAGGAGAGGTTGTTGGTAATACTAATGCAGAAGTTTATAAATTAGCCAAAATAGAAGAAGGAACAGAAGGTTCTTTAACTTTTTTAGCAAATCCAAAATATATAAGCCATATATATACAACAAAGGCTACGATTACTATTGTTAATAAAACGTTTCAACCAGAACAAGAAATAAATACAACATTAATTAAGGTAGAAGATGCTTATAAGTCATTTTCAAAATTATTAGAATATTATAACCAAGTTAAATTAATGAAATCAGGAATTGAACAACCTTCAATGATTTCAGATAATGTGACGTATGGAGAAGGATTATATCTTGGAAGTTTTTGTTATATTGGAAAAAATGTTTCTATTGGAAAAAACGCAAAAATTTACCCCAATAGCTTTATAGGTGATAATGTCGTAATAGGTGATGATTGTGTATTTTTTGCAGGAGTTCGTATTTATTCGGAAACAATTATTGGAAACAATTGTACAGTGCATTCAGGATCAATAGTTGGTTCTGATGGATTTGGTTTTGCTCCACAAGAAGATGGAACTTATCAAAAAGTACCACAAATAGGTAATGTTATTATTGAAGATAATGTTGAGATTGGGGCTTGTACTACGATTGACAGAGCCACTTTAGGATCAACAATTATTAGAAAAGGAGTAAAATTAGATAATCAGATTCAAATTGCACACAATGTTGAAATTGGAGAAAATACAGTAATTGCCTCTCAAACAGGTGTTGCTGGGTCAACTAAAATTGGTAAAAATTGTATGATTGGCGGTCAAGTGGGAATTGTAGGTCATATTACTATAGGAGATAATGTTAAAATTCAAGCCCAATCTGGAATAGGAAAAAGTTTACAAGATGGAGAAGTAGTTCAAGGAAGTCCTGCTTTTAATTATGCTGATTTCTCTAAATCATACGTGCATTTTAGAAATCTTCCAAAAATAGTCTCTGATTTAGAAAAAATAAAAAAGAATAACTAA